In the Microtus pennsylvanicus isolate mMicPen1 chromosome 6, mMicPen1.hap1, whole genome shotgun sequence genome, one interval contains:
- the Zbed3 gene encoding zinc finger BED domain-containing protein 3 yields the protein MEDSWRPDDTAGQSGPCPGLAPAAPGHLGAPYSEAWGYFHLSPARPGHPTGSWATCRLCGEQVGGHPGFQAWTRALWRHLSGAHLRELEKSGARSSPPAAPCPPPPGPAALAAEGDWARLLEQMGALAVRGSRRELELERREAALRQAERALERRRRALRQEERAMAQARRQLQAEREALRTWLREQSPGIGLSAPSSPRPLLLKEDPDGDVPGDVITKVLL from the coding sequence ATGGAAGACAGCTGGAGGCCTGATGACACTGCAGGGCAGAGCGGCCCTTGTCCCGGGCTGGCACCCGCCGCTCCGGGCCATCTGGGGGCGCCGTACTCCGAAGCCTGGGGCTACTTCCATCTGTCCCCGGCTCGGCCCGGGCACCCGACGGGCAGCTGGGCCACCTGCCGGCTGTGCGGGGAGCAGGTGGGCGGCCACCCGGGCTTCCAGGCGTGGACGCGGGCCCTGTGGCGACACCTGAGCGGCGCACACCTGCGGGAGCTGGAGAAGAGCGGGGCTCGGAGCTCGCCGCCCGCTGCGCCCTGCCCTCCACCGCCCGGCCCCGCTGCCTTGGCCGCAGAGGGCGACTGGGCGCGCCTGCTGGAGCAGATGGGCGCGCTGGCTGTGCGCGGCAGCCGGCGGGAACTGGAGCTGGAGCGGCGCGAGGCCGCCCTCCGGCAGGCGGAGCGCGCGCTAGAGCGCAGGCGCAGGGCTCTGCGGCAGGAGGAGCGCGCCATGGCGCAGGCGCGTCGCCAGCTACAGGCCGAGCGCGAGGCGCTGAGAACCTGGCTGCGAGAGCAGAGCCCGGGGATCGGGCTCTCGGCGCCTTCCTCTCCTCGGCCTCTGCTGCTCAAGGAGGACCCTGATGGGGACGTCCCCGGCGACGTTATCACCAAGGTCCTGCTATAG